A window of Castanea sativa cultivar Marrone di Chiusa Pesio chromosome 1, ASM4071231v1 contains these coding sequences:
- the LOC142632878 gene encoding uncharacterized protein LOC142632878, whose translation MSSAERASPAETNEMNESFFAKRGCCSWIPCVGRSERASSAVGSSWWERIRTAEMNDDGKWWVRSWRNFREWSEIVAGPKWKTFIRRFNKNRFNRTKFQYDPLSYALNFDEGPGQNGHLDEDYLGRDFSCRFASIPASAKSSMDFGKDAPVFT comes from the coding sequence ATGTCGTCGGCGGAGCGAGCCTCGCCGGCAGAAACCAACGAAATGAACGAGTCCTTCTTCGCCAAAAGAGGCTGCTGTTCATGGATTCCGTGCGTGGGACGATCAGAGCGAGCCTCCTCCGCCGTCGGATCGTCGTGGTGGGAGCGCATACGGACGGCGGAGATGAACGACGACGGCAAGTGGTGGGTCCGGAGTTGGAGAAACTTCCGGGAGTGGTCGGAGATTGTCGCCGGCCCGAAGTGGAAGACCTTCATTCGCCGGTTCAACAAGAACCGGTTCAACAGGACGAAATTCCAATACGACCCCTTGAGTTACGCGCTGAATTTCGACGAGGGTCCGGGGCAGAACGGTCATTTGGATGAGGACTACTTGGGCCGCGATTTCTCGTGCCGATTCGCTTCCATTCCGGCCTCCGCTAAATCGTCTATGGATTTCGGAAAAGACGCGCCGGTGTTCACGTGA
- the LOC142637425 gene encoding RING-H2 finger protein ATL46: MCQNELGLCLNTESLGFCYYMVYECTYMICGMSNYKEHKWFLEHTHLKMSWVQHQILQKDGYLSYPPPLPPLSSSPYTGTFHKETAPSSSNGTRISPAVLFIIVILAVLFFISGLLHLLVRFLIKHPSSSASTQSNRYPEISSSDALQRQLQQLFHLHDSGLDQAFIDALPVFQYKEIVGLKEPFDCAVCLCEFSEKDKLRLLPMCSHAFHINCIDTWLLSNSTCPLCRGALYTPGFSIENPIFDYDDLREEDGCTGYGENRLTSTQKTVEMEEIVVDKGVFPVRLGKFRKLNVEAGEAGGETSSSNLDARRCYSMGSYQYVLANSDLRVALCHDPQGSDITITKERENNGNSSVDGDVEGKKISSVTKGESYSVSKIWLWSKKGKFSSSSDAQMDILPSLKMELPWMSKTQGV, from the coding sequence ATGTGTCAaaatgagttgggtttgtgtttgaataCAGAGAGTTTGGGGTTTTGTTACTACATGGTTTATGAGTGTACCTATATGATCTGTGGTATGTCAAACTACAAAGAGCATAAGTGGTTTTTGGAGCACACCCATTTGAAGATGTCTTGGGTTCAGCATCAAATCTTGCAAAAAGATGGCTATTTGAGCTAccctcctcctcttcctcctttGTCTTCATCACCATATACTGGTACTTTTCATAAAGAAACAGCCCCTTCTTCATCAAATGGTACTAGGATAAGTCCAGCTGTTCTTTTCATTATAGTAATTCTGGCTGTACTGTTTTTCATATCTGGTTTACTCCACCTGCTTGTTAGATTTCTCATAAAGCACCCATCTTCCTCAGCATCTACTCAATCTAATAGATACCCAGAAATTTCTAGCTCTGATGCTCTTCAGAGACAGCTACAACAACTCTTCCATTTACATGACTCTGGTCTAGATCAAGCTTTTATAGATGCTCTTCCCGTTTTCCAGTATAAAGAGATAGTGGGTCTCAAAGAGCCATTTGATTGTGCTGTTTGTCTGTGTGAGTTTTCTGAAAAGGACAAGCTCAGATTGCTTCCTATGTGTAGCCATGCTTTCCATATCAATTGTATAGACACTTGGCTCCTATCAAATTCAACATGTCCGCTTTGTAGAGGGGCCCTCTATACTCCTGGGTTTTCAATTGAAAACCCAATTTTCGATTATGATGATTTACGAGAAGAAGATGGGTGTACTGGTTATGGAGAAAATCGGTTAACTTCAACTCAAAAAACAGTGGAAATGGAAGAAATTGTTGTTGACAAGGGGGTTTTCCCAGTAAGGCTTGGAAAATTCAGAAAGCTAAATGTTGAGGCAGGGGAGGCTGGAGGAGAGACCAGTAGTAGTAATTTAGATGCAAGAAGATGTTATTCAATGGGCTCATATCAGTATGTGCTTGCCAATTCAGACCTACGGGTAGCCTTGTGCCATGATCCACAAGGCAGTGATATTACAAtcacaaaagagagagaaaataatggGAATTCCTCAGTTGATGGGGATgtagaaggaaaaaagattAGTAGTGTGACCAAAGGTGAGAGCTATTCTGTGTCCAAGATTTGGCTCTGGTCAAAGAAAGGcaaattttcaagttcttcAGATGCCCAGATGGATATACTGCCTTCCCTTAAAATGGAATTGCCATGGATGAGTAAAACACAAGGGGTTTGA